The nucleotide sequence TACTGATCGATTCCGCCGCCTAGTGAATGCCCCGTGTAGGAAATTCCATTGGTTTGTATTAGTTTAGAAAGTGATTCCTGATTCAAGTCATCTACGTTAATGCCATATTCATTACTCACAGTTGCCCTTACGAACTCATATGCCTCTAAAAATTGATTAGGCTTACCAAGGGCTTCACCTTTTAAAGCAAGCTGTGCATCTGTTATAAAATCTTTTGCCACGAGGGTTTCAACTTTGCTGTCTTCCTGTTCGGTTCCCCTCATGGAAAAAATAATCTTACCTTCACTGTTTCTAAAAGCTGTACCGCTGAACCCCGTGCCCGAATAATTATTTACATGAGAAAGAATCTCCCATTCTCCTACTTTTGAAAAGTCCCATCCATCGTGATTTTTATACTGTCCGTCCTGCATCATTTCTTTTACAGTCTTACCTGTATAAGCTGATGAACTGCCCGTTAAATCTTGATAAGATAATTGTGAGAGAAGCATGTACTGTTCATGATTAATTCCTGTGTTTGCGTCCATAGATACCTCCTAGTGATTTCCGTTGTAAATACGGAACAAATCTTCTTTTGACTTAATCGATGCGGTATCACTGTCCCGTAGTAAAATACTGAGAACAATAGTCTTATCTTGCTTATAACGAATCCTGTCGGTATCACCCAATTCAAGGAATTTTCTTGGATTTTTTTCTATTTCATCCTTAAAATCAGATGAGTACGTTTCTAGTGAAATCCTTGTATTTTTTAGATTATTCTCCTGTAAAAATGATATAAAATCATATAATTCGGATAGTTTTTTATCTGAATCTGCATCTTTTTCAATATCTACAATTTGAATAAAAGGCACAATCTGGTCATTATATTCTTTCAATGCATATGATAATGTTTGCTGTCGCTTATCAATGACTTCCTGCCTTAGTAAATTGTCTTTTACAGAAAATAAAAACTGATACCTCACGTCGTTATTGAAGATTGTTTTGATTTTATTTCGAATAAGTTCATCCGCATCTTTTTCCCACTTGGTTGCCAAGTAGTTTTCTGTAAATTCATTTTCACCCTCAACAGCACTCACACTGAAAATGAGCTCTTCTTCACCAGTTGGGAACATCTCTGCAGTAACCATAGTGGGTCCACCCAAATACTTTGCTCCCTTGGTAATTTCTTTAATTTCAAAGGATCTTTCATATTTCGTCTGCAGATGGTTTTTGAAATTTTTTTCATAGTTTTCAAGCACTTTTTCTTCCTCCTTGCTTCCTGTGCATCCACTTAAGATGAATATTCCAATGAGTAGTAGCACTAATTTCATCTTGCTGATCAGATTTCACCCCCTTTCCGGTTAAACCGCACCTATCGGACGTTTATACTTTCAACTAAATGTTTTTTTATTGGATCAATAAAGAAATCTAAAATTCTTCTCTTGCCGGTCTTGACGTCTACACTGGCAGTCATACCTGGCATAATCAGATATTTCTCTCCGTTCTTTTCTAACTGATTTTTATCTAGCTTTACCAGAACTTTGAAGTAAGGTTCTTTTTTATTATTTTTAAAAGAATCGGGGCTTATATATAAAACCGTGCCATTAATTTGACCGTACTTCTGAAACGGATAAGTATCCATTTTCACAAAAACCTTTTGATTTTTTTCAATAAAGCCGATGTCTTTATTTTGGATTTCTGCTTCAATAATCAGCTCAGTGCCTTTTGGAATGATGCTCATGATTTTTTCATTAGGAGTGATTACGCTGCCAGACGTTAATTGAGCGAGTTCGCTTATGTATCCGTCTACAGGAGAGATAATGGTCGCTAATGCTAGTTCCTTGGTGAACTTAACCTCTTCCTGTGTCAATTGCGATATGAGCCTTTCTTTTTCATTCATTTGGGAAAGCAAATCTTTTTCATATTCTTCTTTTAGATTTTTAACCGTGTTTTTTGCCTCATCAAGTGCGAGTTCTGCCTCTTTAATCATATACTCCTGTTGAATGACTTGATCTTCGCTATTTCGAAGTGCATCTTTTTTAGATTCCCATTCCATCTCTGATATTTCTTCGGCTTCATATTGTTTCTTTTTTTCAGCCTCTTCAATCTTTAATTCATCTAGCCTTTCATCTAGTCTATTCTTGATTTCTCTCGCCCTCTCAAGCTGACTTTCCTTTTGGCTAACCGTAATATTTAGTGCCTGAAGCCGAATATCTTGCTGCTCTTTATTTGATGTTCTCAATTCACTTAGCAGCCGAATGGTTGGATCATCAAGGACCTTTTTATACTCTTCTTCAACTGAAAAGCTTTTCCCGTCGAGTTCTTCCTGAAGCAATTTCATTTCCAATCTAGTAACTGTTAGCTGCCGTATAATGTTGGTTTGATCTGCTTTTGCAGAAGTGTTATCCAGTTGGATTAGAGTCTGTCCTTTTTTGACTTCATCCCCTTCCTTAATAACAAGATCAGTCAGCACTGTTCCAGAATTCAAGGATTTGATTTGTTTAACGTTTCCATTTGGAACTACAGTTCCGCGAGCTGTTGTTACGATATCAATTTTTCCAACATATGACCAAGCCACTAAAAAGATCAAGAGAAGGAAAATAAACCAAATAAAAACTCTCCCCAATGGGGAGGTTGGTTTTTCTTCGATTTCAAGAGCTGGCGGTAAAAATTCGTATTCAATTTTCTTTTTAAACATTCTTAAACACTCCTGTTTTGCATGCTGTGCAGATGATGGTACAGACCCTTATTCTTAAGTAATGTCTCCTGTGTGTTGTATTCAACCAAACTCCCTCTGTCGATGACCATAATCCGATCCGCATCTTTTAAAGTGGAAAGCCTATGAGCTATAATCAGAACCGTTCTTCCATGACAGATTTTCTTTAAATTTTGTTGGATAATTGTTTCTGATTCGTAATCCAGTGCTGATGTTGCTTCATCCAATATCAAAATCTTTGGATTCGCAATCAAGGCTCGTGCTATAGCTATTCTTTGTCTCTGTCCACCTGATAAAGATGTTCCATTTTCACCAATGAGGGTATCATAGCCTTCCGGTAATTCTAAAATGAAGTCATGGGCACCAGCAATCTTCGCAACATTGATAACTTCATTCATTGAAGAACCAGGTTTATTAAGTGAAATATTTTCCCGTATGCTTCCGTTGAACATAAAATTCTCTTGCAACACCACGCCAATCTGTTTACGAAGCCAAGAAGAATCAATAAGGGATGTATCAATCCCGTCTATAAGGATTTTTCCTTGTTCAGGAATGTATAATCTTTGGACTAGTTTAGAAACCGTACTCTTCCCGGACCCACTCCTTCCAACTATCCCTACAACACTTCCTTGCGGTATTCTGAAAGACAAATCTCTTATAACTTCTGCAGACTTACTGTCATATCTAAACGTGACTCTTTTAAAATCGATTGTCCCATTAATGTTAGGCAATTTGGATTTCATGGTTCCTTTTAGATTTTCCTGTTTAGTGTCAAAGATATCACCTATCCGCTTTACGGATATCCCTGTCTGCTGGAAATCCTGCCAAAGCTGTACAAGTCTAAGCACCGGCTCACTCACCCTGCTAGAAAGCATTTGAAATGCAATTAACTGACCAAGGCTTATTTCATTGTTGATAACCTGATGTGCACCGAAGAACAATATGG is from Bacillus sp. FSL H8-0547 and encodes:
- a CDS encoding HlyD family type I secretion periplasmic adaptor subunit, giving the protein MFKKKIEYEFLPPALEIEEKPTSPLGRVFIWFIFLLLIFLVAWSYVGKIDIVTTARGTVVPNGNVKQIKSLNSGTVLTDLVIKEGDEVKKGQTLIQLDNTSAKADQTNIIRQLTVTRLEMKLLQEELDGKSFSVEEEYKKVLDDPTIRLLSELRTSNKEQQDIRLQALNITVSQKESQLERAREIKNRLDERLDELKIEEAEKKKQYEAEEISEMEWESKKDALRNSEDQVIQQEYMIKEAELALDEAKNTVKNLKEEYEKDLLSQMNEKERLISQLTQEEVKFTKELALATIISPVDGYISELAQLTSGSVITPNEKIMSIIPKGTELIIEAEIQNKDIGFIEKNQKVFVKMDTYPFQKYGQINGTVLYISPDSFKNNKKEPYFKVLVKLDKNQLEKNGEKYLIMPGMTASVDVKTGKRRILDFFIDPIKKHLVESINVR